In Labrus mixtus chromosome 22, fLabMix1.1, whole genome shotgun sequence, the genomic window TTTTGAAAAAAGGGTATTAACATAATAAAAGGGAAAAGTCAACAATAGactaaagaaaaatacaaaaatgttgaattagTCACCTCTTGTTTGTTCATGCGTGGTGCCTGTGCCTGAACCCCTGTTGCCATGACAGTGGATGCTGTTTCCCAGTTGACAGTGATATTGACTTGCAGTGGTGGCATCTAGAGGTCAGTCTCCTGGACACCACTGGGATGACAAACACAGGTCgatgtgtgtgagggtgtgtgtgtgtgtgtgtgtgtgtgtgtgtgtgtgtgtgtgtgtgtgtgtgtgtgtgtgtgtgtgtgtgtgtgtgtgtgtgtgtgtgtgtgtgtgtgtgtgtgtgtgtgtgtgtgtgtgtgtgtgtgtgtgtgtgtgtgtgtgtaaatgacagagagagagatgccatTGCTGGTCGCTAACTGAAATGGAGAAACATAGCTTTGTATTCGTACAGATggttctgcatgtgtttgttgctAATGTTTAAGTGCTGAGAATACTGCTGTTTGCAAACTAGTTTTAAAGTCAATACAGTGTACGCCCTCAGGATGGTAATCTCTATAATATGATTTACTGTACGTTTAAATAGAATAAAGAGCACTAAGGGAAGACATTTTGGTTGATTTAATCAACATGCATGTAGAGCTATGAGAcagatttgaaagaaaatggtCATTCAAATAGAATCTGCTCCTTTTAAGTATCAATGAACTATTTCCTTTAGCTCTATTATAATTAGAAGATCATCtctcttaaagaggtcatattatgccctttttggtgttcatatatttaatctatgtacctactaaagtatgttcacaatagttccaaaaaagtgtctgttttcatgtactgccggctcgcttctgactctctctctaaggctctgaagtgcccacgttcagagtccccacgtgtggtctgatctgattggtcggcctttcggctctgccgtaataggtcagtcgctcagcacggttctcggaaatgtcacgcctcttttaccatattgggaatgcagccactggctccgtctgaggggagcaaaaacattagcaccttagcactactgtgctaccgcaggctacggcatatcgtgggcgtgctacagaagttaacgggcgtgcaacatgagctgcagggcttaccacaacgagccaatgggcttagatcagtgatatcacactgacaagacgtcacactgacaaatttttatcgaggggggctagaaccgagtgttacatgcagctaatacTACacctaacaggaggacgtaggagaagccgcgtttctgcggactttgaacaggacacatggaaaacacactaaagggcatataaaaccagaaaaagcataatatgacccctttaaaggaaagaaagaggtaaTTAAGAGAGAAATGTTACTATTGTCCTTTATCACAGTTAACAGAAAGAGTTATCTGCctgcctctttgtgtgtgtgtttctgaaactGAAAGAGGGCCAGAGTATGTTTACTAAGTCATCGCATTATcttgcactcacacactcaccaccTGTCATGGTGTCACATGGTTGTTGAAACTCTTAAACTAAAATTCTGCTTCACATATAATTATGGACTTAagtgtgcttttgtttgttttgggaaTTCACTTTACTTATAAAGGAGCTTCACCAACTGGACACCAAAGCCTGTGGTTACTAATAGGAACAATAAAAGTGAGGTGAATAAAGCAGAGGAGAACTGTAGGCtgtgtatatataaaaaacactTAAGCTTGACTGACTGGGTGACTTAACTAAGTAGTTTTGACATCTAGATGTCCTGTGTGCATTTGAAGAGTATTTTTTTAGACACCTTATGACTGTATACCCAGCTTTACAGTATACCTAACTGCATGTTTCAGGTACTGTCATGCTTCTTTTGACACCTGGCTGAGCTGacactgactgacaggtgaCAGAAGAGTATTGACCACCGCTGCTCCGCTTTTGACATACAGCAGGTTTTCAGGTTGCTTTTGTGCTGTGTGAGATACAGAATCCATCCTTCAAAGAGGTCAACTGatccttttgttgtttttattactttgGAAGACACAGCATTTGAGCTCCTACTTCATAATGGGACAGCTCCTCATTCTGATTCAATATAGAGATTTGTCACTAATAGAACTTTCTTCCATTGGTAACATTTGCAATGACGACTGTTAAAGGATAGACATCATACAAGTCTGCAAAGTTAAACAGTTTGAAGAGTTTTCTCGCATGTTTTGATGGACTCAAtactcacctgcacacctgtctTTTGAAATAGATGTGTTAAGAATGTTTCCACTTAGAGAAGTAAAGAACAAAGTGCTGTTTATTTCCTCAAAATGGCATCAGCTACGTCAATAGtttagctttaaataaaaaactaactTCAACAGCTACAGTATATCAGTCAAATGAAACCTCTCTCAACCTGTATCTAAAACCAGCAACATGTAAGAGCTACATGGTAGGGAGAGATGATATACAGTATCCATCATCATGCTGAGCTACAAAAACTGCCAGAATTAAGCTTTAAATCTCACTGATGTCACCTACGTTGAGTACATATATTCTTATATAATAATGACTGTACTGTCAGGCAGATTTGAGGCCCTCAAAAGGACTGAAGATTAACACATCTTCCCTACGTACActactttagtttttttttccaagccaTACATTTCCCTTTCATCATCTTATACACTCACACTAAGTTTTTCTGAATATATGCTAATCCTACGGCACTAATACCTCTGAAAGTCATGGTTAGGAGAGAAATAAACCTCTGCAGCTGAAGTTACCTGCTCTCATTAACGCCATTAAAAGAGGCTAAGGTCGCTGTGCACAGAAAGTGCAAGTTGTTATAAATTTCCCCTTGGATTGTCTCTTAATGAAATACAGAAAGTTGCAAGTCACACAATAAACTAAGGACTATCCAAATTTGTGCATCACATCCGGCAAATGTTTGGGGGCTGACACTCAACTCGGAgggaaaacaatacatcaaatCTTATCTATCTGACATCTTACTCTGCATCACTCTCAAAAACATATTGGTTGGATTCTTCTTCGTGTAGCAGCTATAGTGGCTGTTACCAACACCTCCTTCTTTTATGCAACTCTTCTATTGTATCAAGTCTATAGTGTAGTGCATAAGGTATGTGCTTCTAGTTTCTGaaacaaatacattattttcCAACAATGGAATAAAGTGAATCCTGGTACATAAGAGCACAACACAGCGAGGCAGACGGTGTTCCGAAATAAAGAATTTTCCTTCTCATCGAAAAGGTGAAATGCAGCCACTTGTGCTACAGAGAAATGTGCCACTTGAAAACTGATTAAACTTTTTGGAAAACTTTTTCATCTGGCCTTTGATCCACTCTCAACATCAGTAACAGAAAATATGATTTCAGTGGGGCTTTTGAGGCAAACAAGAGGGACAATTTTTCCCTCTTACAGGAGCTTAAGTTTTATATCTCTAAACTGAAGCAAACTGTAATGGAAACATTCATTGTCAGTGGGAGAAACAAAGTTGAAGTGAGGTCAGTATGGTGTGTGTGATATGAATAGTGAATGAAGTTCTGTCTCTGAAGCAACTGAAGAGGGACAAACTCCAatcacgcacacacgcacgcacaggGGGTACAAAACACTTACTTTACTAAGAAGAGGGCGAGCACCTCACCCTGGCATCAGAGCACTTGTTTTTGTACTTTCATTCAGTACGCACAAGCGTACGAACTGAGATGGATTGCTGCTGGGGACCATGGCAACCACTGGGGCTATTCTCTGTCactgagacagagggagggagaaaaagtgAGAGGGAGTTAATcaacaacacacattttcattctgCCTTTACACACTGCCGAGCTATGCACACACATTAACTTTATTGTACGTCCATGTATCTCAGTGACAAACTCTTGCTGTACAgtggagaggaagggaggaaggaagttTTTTTCCTTAATTTCAATTAATCATGAATGTACAATAAATGATACAGAGCTAACATTTAGCCTCTAGTAAACCCAGTTTAACATGACTGAACAAACTGTGTATGATTCTCAAACAAATTAACAACAAATTTAACCTTGTATCCATTGATTGTCATTCAATATACCACAGCCTAGAGCTTCATTGTATCAGGCTATTTGTCAAAAACACAAGACATTATGTTTCATTGAGGATGCTATTGGCATGGCAACAAGCGTAACCCCCACTTTCTGAGTACCGGTATTCTTATTAATTGCAACTTAGACTTGTTTTTATAATCAAACGAAGTTTTATCCTTCTTAATTATTTGTTAAatctgtgaaacaaaaaaaatacatgtagtggactacattttaaacagaattatAAGCTATTTCCCACAGTAGTATAGCTGCCACATGTTAAAACACTAATAATACGCTGCCTCACCTGTTGTCTCAGTCGagttaccatggaaacatgATAATATAGTTTACCATGAGTCGAACTCGTTCCTTTAGACGAACACTTGTGTTTATAGACGCCTTCTGGATAAACTGTGATTACTTTAACTTCacttatttcactttttaattcTCAGAACCACATTAAACTTTCCAAATGTGTCACTTCACTCACATCGTTGAGGAGACGGCGCCATCAGCTGGTACAATTTGTCAATCACGTACGCCTAACGTGCTACGTCATCACGAAGCGACACGGAAAGCGCTGCGTCCTTCAGTGAACTCAGTGCCGTGGTGCCCAAACACGGTTTATAAGTCGTATATTTTGAATTGTGCGTTCTGTTGAGTGACAGAAAATACGTAGCAGTGGTGCACGGGAAGAATAATTCATTTGGGAGCTTTAGGAGCTTCATTCGGTGAGTTtcagctgaatgtttttaaagaaaactcgACTACTTCCATCTTAACCGTGTGTGTTTAGTCATAGTTGGATAAAATACTGTTATGTAATACAGTATAAAAGGTCTATTGAGACTGAAAGGAAGTCCATTTACAGCCAACATACATAACAGCCACAAGGGTCAGACTAAGATACATGATATAATATGGATTAAGAGTGTGTACATAATAACACAGCATCACAGTTAGAACTGTGTAGTGACAGCTGTCAGAAAAGTCTCATTAAAGGCTtatgttgtgtttctctgtttagaAAAGGTGCTCACTATGAAGCTTTAAAgttaagatgaaaaaataaaggagGTTAAATTTAATTTTAGATCCACAGCTcaatttttgatttaaaaaatatcacaaaaaaagtgAGAACAACATTGTTTCACATAAATGAGACAGTACAGACACTGCATACCACAGTATGGGCTCTAGCTTCACCCTCTACTATGAGAAACCTTGTACCGGTGGCATCACTGCCTCAAACTGAAAAAGATACACCTTTTTTAGTTCCCAGAGTTTTAGGCAGTTATGTAATTCTTGATAtctcaacctttttttaaaacatctccCAGGTGTAAGCAGGGATGTCAGCTCCAAACTCTGCACAACGGAAGTCATGCTGGGACGCCAGGGATTTGCTGTGGAAATGTATGGACGACAATAACGACAAAGTTGAATCCTGCCAGAGGTTCCAGAGCGAGTTTGAAGCAAAATGCCCCGCTCAGTGGGTAAgtgtcttctgttttttgttatcCTTTATGCTTTGATTCTATGTTATGAACAGTCTGTGATGTCAGAAAGCATGAACTGTGAGCCGATTtgcaaaatcaaaaaacattttaaagagttaATTGCCCTTgctgttaaatattatatttaaaatcGCAATAGGTTTCATATTTCACCTTGTATCTTAAATACAATACTGAAAGACTGATATGgtattttccattttctttgaTAGGTAAAATATTTTTCCAAGAGGAGAGACTTCCTGAAATACAAGGAGAAGATGCAGACGGAGGGATTTACACCTGCTGAAGGTCCCAACCAGCCATCCTAACCAATGAACCATTGGACAGCAGACCATTCTAAATCTGCAGAGAAACTGACTTTGAGCCCTAATCAGACCAGGGCCAGAAGTGCACAACCTGGGGATGAGTTTTCCATCTTTATTGAGGATTTATTTTCACAGATAGAAAAGttgcaaaaaggaaaatatacaTATTATCAGCTCAGAGTGGCAGTATGGGGAGTTGTTTGAATGAAGCATCAGCTCATTTCAGCTACAGGTGTCAGATGTTTGATGTGGATGTAAATCTCAGTTGAAGTTCACCTGggtgtaaaatgtaatgttgtcaTTGTAGTTTGCAACTGTGTAGTTCAAAACACAGTTGGaatgcttaaaggtcacattttatccTCCTTTCAACAAGCtcaaataagtctcagagctccacaaaacatgtctgtgaagtttcttgttctaaatccactctgatcctgtatttgatcatgtctataaacccctctatttcagccctgctcagaacaggctgtttctttgtctgtacctttaaatatgtaaataagctgtgtttgaccacgccccctttcTGGAAGGACTTGAGTGGATTAGGccttctcgctccatgccctattgtttacggtgagaaggcagattcagggcagaacaaacacctagctgtgggagtgtcacccacctgtgggaggggctactgccctttgtgatgtcataaagggaaaatctccaaacggcctgtttgagcacacattttctgaaaattggagcaggtaaaagatggagaggatggacttttctcataattggggggtttgtagacagaatagtgacacatattagtgtattttgtataatatgtgacctttattcACTTTAGCTCAAAAAATGCAACCCATTCAGACATGTAAAGTGGGCCTGTTTCTGTGTCAGCATTATTCAAGATAAacttttctctccatctccgTTTTCAGCCTTTAATCCAGAGTGCACCTCTGATAAACGTTTGTGTTTAATGAATATTTCTTGCACTGATACTAGTCATGAGTAGTGATCATTTCAATCATTTTGTGACATAAAGACAAATGAATACAATCTGTTCTGATTCTTACATTTTCATTCCAGGTGATAGTGtgtcttcttaaaaaaacaaaaacacacacaatgagtgGTTTAAGTGGTTTTATTCTTGTGCATGTATAAGATTGTATCATTGTAACTCTAGGTTTCGAGTTGAATATGAATGAAACATCGAAGTACAACAGATAATTTAGGAATATTACAGCTCATCTGAAACCAGGCAAAAAGGCACGTTATCTTTATATTAAAAATCTGTATGTATTTACAAAGGAGTGTGTGGCCCTTGGGTCAAGGTCACTGCTGTAACTCCACGGAGATGTATGAAACCAAAGTCCTAAACTTAAAATgcagtaatatatatataaaaaaatgcacaaattacattaaaaattTGTGTAAAAATATAAAGCATATATTTTAGATTTCTGCACAGTACACTGAAAGTTGTGTGCAAACCTTTTCACCACCAGACAACAGTTGACGTGATTTGTCAGTTGATTGAACACGCTATGATACCATACAACCCTCGCTCTGTCGCTCTTCTTTTAAGGCTTTGGATGCTGCGTTTAACAGGAACTCCAGACTCCTGGTAGGGGACTCTGATGACCCCCAAAACTCTGCTCTCACATGTCAGGAGAAAAGTCTCACCTTCAAGATGAAGACCAAAGTCGGTCCTCCTGTTGCTTAACATGCTACTGTTacgaatgtaataaaaaaatctatatgTTTATTGTAACCCACTGCAGTGTTTTCCACCTCTTGACACAGATGGAAAGAATCTGTCATGGTTAAAGATCATTATAAAAGCATCATACAGGACCTCTTCTAGAAAGGTTTTACTTCTTCATAATGAaatcctgaagttttcaggtcgattcaatacaacaaaaaagaaacatccgATCAACAATCTGAAGACAAATAAGTTATCAAAGTAAGCACAACTAGGGGAAGAGTGTTTTTGGAATCAAAagctctgtatgtgtgtatatgtatgcaCATAATACAGGCAAGAATGTGTctacattcagaaaaaaagtttgccCACATTACACATAGACGTGATTTGTCAACCAATGATGGACTCTCTCTACCTTAAACAGTACATAGCATCAAGTACAAGAATATGACTGAGAgctcattaaaatgtgattctGCTGCTGTTCCATTTACAAAGGACAGTGTTGAATATAGTTCCCGCAGGGCTCTGAGCATGCAGCGGGCCAGGCTTAGAAACCTGCTGAAAGTGTCGCACGACAGGCAAAAACCATGTGGAAGGCACTCGTGGTATTTGCTGGAAATGTGGCCTCAGATTTAGAGACTTTGGTACATTAAAGAGATTTGAAAGGCAATGCAAGTAGAAGCAAGGAAGCATGTATGAAAAGAGAGCATGCTTTTCAATTATTTTGCATGCtttgaaacatttcataaaagaTATGAGGTGCTCCTGAAAGTGGTTCTATGTATACAGTACAATCACAGCAATATGTGAAGCCTCCTTCCACACATGCTCTAGCTTTAGTACGGCTAGAGAGAGCCAGAGTAAGAACATCAACACTCCATTTTCAAAATTCTCCCAGAAAAACTTGCACAATGACCGTTCAAGTTTTTACTATGTACTGTAAATGTCAGCTAGTGTGGCTCAGAGGCCGAGCAGCATCTTAACTTATCATTCCTTCTACAAAATCAATCAACAAAATATTAGATATCAATCACCAACAATTCATTTGTATCTTTTAGCAAATTACCTTCAGGGatttctttaaaacagaatCTCCATTTAACAGTGTCAATGGAGGTAAATAAAAAGGGCTTTCGCAGGAGGTCAGGCTTTACACGGTTGGAGGTCACTCCTCATAACACCTCTCATGcccaacagaaaatataattcAAACTATTATATCGAAGCAACATGTAATGGTTTTTGCTCTCCTTTTCATCTCATAGGTCCCCCCCCAAGAGCAAGAAAAGGGCTCCTTAACTCCGAGCTGTCCTCTTGACAGGCCAAACACCATCTTCTTGTGTTATTTCCTCACACAAACATTGCCccgcctctttctctctttcagtcttCCGAGTGGTTTACGGTTCAACACCTTTTCTTCCCAGCGGTGGTTATAAGATCCCGGTGATGTTCCTGCCAACTGCCCAGACCGGGAACTCGGTCAGGTTGAAGAGGGGAACCCCCCACGTGCTGATGGCTAACATCACCACTGCCACACCGATCAGATTCACCCCGAAACCTGCTTTCACCTGGAAATGGAAAGAAGGCAAAGGAAAAATGTTAGAATAACTGAGTTGGAGGATTTCTTGTAccaaatatttttggtttgcaAAGGGTTaagagagaacatttttttatccttctgAAATCAACTTTGACACATTGTCCTCGGCAGCCTCTTGATGCTGCAGGTGCACAAGGAGCATGTGGCTTTGTGCATTTGTTTTGCGTGTGTGTCGTACCATGTCACTTATCTGCACGTGGCCGTAACTGAAGACGATGGCGTTAGGGGGGTTCCCCACTGGAAGCATGACCCCGAATGACACGCACATGGTGGACGGGATCAAAGTGTGGAGGGGGTTGATTTGCAGAGTCTCCGACTGGATGGGTGAgaaggagtaaaggacagaaaGAAGCAACAGAGTGAAAGGAGAAAGCAATAAAGGTGGAGAGTGTAAGGATGAAGTTggggaagaaagaaaataaatgcaagACAAGGTACATTTTGAGAGGTTTAGGGAAGGGGAGAAGGAGGGATGaatgaaaaagaggagaggggagaagatgaagagagaagTCAAATGAGTTTTAAACACTGTGAGAGGCTttcacactaacacaagagtgCAGGGTATCAATACTCTCTCCTTACACATAAGGGTGTCAACATTTCAGATAATCCTATTTTTCAATACTAATATGTGATAAagactttattgtttttaattatcagATTTGGAAAGTATTGAAGTCTTAAAAACAAAGCTACAGAACTTAAGACAGATGATTTACCCAGAGCTGTGAAAGAAAGAACAGCGGAAGTCACTTGACTCAATTCAGATTCATAGGTCGGCAAATACTGATGTTTTTCAAGAACTATTGGCGTTTTTGTCTCTTGCAAATAGAGAGCAGAGGGGGTGACACTGTCTAAAAAGCACAAATACATGATACATCACCATTGTGTTTGTGAAGTTTAAACAGTGTACAGGAGTTTGCTTTGGTAGTTCATAAACAACAAGGGCGTATCaatgtggttttattttcacTAGTAATGTATCAAGATTAAAACAAGATTAAAAGACTAAAACCTGACTAGAAACATGTAGGCTACATTAAAGTAGCTTTCCTTATGAATATCGTGGCAAAGGAAAAGATTGAAAATTattgtccacaagggggcagcagagTCAACACAATgctgttattttaaaacagCCACTTGTAAAGAAAGTGTCCTTTGACAGGATAACTCTTCAAATGTAGCAAACAGAGccatttgaaaaaagagaagaggttctgttgttcttttttaagtagtagaagaaaataaatatgcttATCCTCTTGAAAGCTTAAAGCTCGGACTCTAATATCAGTCGTTATGAAGATGAAAcctgcagtttgttgttctAATAGATTTGTATAAAGACTTGAAATAGGGCGGTAGAGCTAGCCTGGCGTCTTGTAAAGGTacattatgctaagctaatcgGTGCTACTGGTACATTGATCTTTTCGGCTAACTCTCTCaagtaaaatgtgtttaggtgtgctttttttaaatgtcaaactaaTCCTTAGACTAAAAGGGCTACATGATGGATTAAATATGCTTGGCATTGCGCTTGCTCAGGAATAAAAATCATCTTTTGATGTAATTTATTCAGTTAGTGTGATGGCTCTTTCATCATGTTACAAATATTTGACGAtcagctctaaaaataaaaataaaataaatgaccaCTGTGATGGAATTTTTGTATCTCATTCGAGGTCTGTGTCTTTATAAAACATCTCACTCAGAGAAGTGTCGTCTGGTATGAGATGACACTGTCCTGGTGTAATCTTATGCTCGGTCAGGTTTAGGGTCAAAGGCCTCTCTGAGTCCGTCTGTAATTCACTCACTACCCTTGACcaagacaaaaatatatatttctctgGTTCTACCATTTACAGGTTAGTTTATGagttaaatgaacatttttgtcTTACTGAATACAACGTTTCTcccaacttcaaaatgaaatcttCTCATTtaggttttttcttttgcagaaaatgaaactgcagtattttttttagaacttaAATTATGCAGCAAAAGCCTCTCCAGGGACAGGGGTTGCAAATTAGCCCCGGCTAGGAACCTGCATGCATGGCATCTCTACTTTGCATTTTACATATGAAGCAAAGTTCATTACATGTGTCCCTGTTAAAATATGTTCTGGAATAACCCTGATGTGTTGCATGTAGAGGTGCTGATTAAAGGATCGTTTGAAGTGATCTTTTCcagcattttatatttttacaaaaGTTGTAGCctacactccctctctctcagctttATCAGATATTTTCACATGATCAACTACTAtaagtgtgtgagggagagttTCTGTCGTACCAGCGCTGACAGGATGGGCAGGAAGACGGTGAGAGTTGCCGGGTTGGAGGCGAACTCGGTGACCGCTGACACCAACAGGCAGGCCAGCAGGGTGACGGCCCAGGGAGGAAGGCCACTCATGGGCTCCAGCTGTCTGCCGATCCACACCGACAGGCCTGAcacctgcgcacacacacacacacacacggatgtGAGCAGCTTCCTCAAAGGGGAAAGATAAGAGCTGAAGCTAGCTGTGGTCACAACTAAACTTTAATTTCTACATGGCTTAATATGTCATCCACAATAATCCCTGTTATAATGATTCACTCTTTTAAAGATGGCTGCTAGAGAAAGAGAGTATGACAAACAGAAATTATACACTTTTTACCACTTAAACAATGACTGCGGCCTCTGGTCAACACTTAAACAAATCCATAAATTACATCATCTGGACATACAAAAATCAGATCATACAAATCTCCGTTCAGAAGCTTCCCTGACCTTTATTAGATAACCTGATCTTGAAGATGATGATGGCTCCACCACACCCCCAATTTACCTCTGAATTAAAACCCCTGGTGATGTACTGTaatgaaaaaacacacttcaacacGTGTATATTACCTTGCACCCTGCAGCCAGTGCATAGCCGCCTCCCACCAGGATGACGATCTCCCACGGCATCAGTCTCTGGAAGTCCTTCCAGGTGATCATGGGAGCCAGCGGGTCATCATCACCTGAAGGTTTATTGACATAGAAAAGGGGTCAATACTCCTGGAGTGCTATGGTTCTATCTGCAGCTGTAATCAAAGGAATCTAAGGAAGTTTCTTAAGAACACTAAGTTGATTATACTTTAAGGAAATT contains:
- the LOC132956697 gene encoding cytochrome c oxidase assembly factor 6 homolog; amino-acid sequence: MSAPNSAQRKSCWDARDLLWKCMDDNNDKVESCQRFQSEFEAKCPAQWVKYFSKRRDFLKYKEKMQTEGFTPAEGPNQPS